The following coding sequences are from one Geothrix sp. window:
- a CDS encoding DUF1573 domain-containing protein: protein MFRRLLLACAAATLMAQAPVISFDKTHHDFGRITPDKKVAAKYRVTNTGNAYLSITQVRPSCGCTYTMLGKWSIAPGESTEIEAMFDPKGLKGGVRKSIEVVCNDPKTPTLSLTLEAEVVQEIMPSVESVYFHQAPKSASTRSQIRYVSGNGEPVQIVEVKAPGAPFLTFAFRPEGKDIVLEVTFDGRKVPAGLYRGVEQATVRFTNPRMNQLPLNIQWDLKPSIQASPVELVFQDAAGKELRQKLTLKQAEGRPFRITGTRPSFQGMRVEGLDQKASTLDLTVVFPATAKAGRYSEVLALSTDDPDQPELTIRVVALLK, encoded by the coding sequence ATGTTCCGTCGTCTCCTCCTCGCCTGCGCCGCCGCCACCCTGATGGCCCAGGCCCCCGTCATCAGCTTCGACAAGACTCACCACGACTTCGGCCGCATCACGCCGGACAAGAAGGTGGCCGCCAAGTACCGGGTCACCAACACCGGCAACGCCTACCTGAGCATCACCCAGGTCCGCCCCAGCTGCGGCTGCACCTACACGATGCTCGGCAAGTGGTCCATCGCCCCCGGGGAATCCACGGAGATCGAGGCCATGTTCGATCCCAAGGGCCTCAAGGGCGGCGTGCGCAAGTCCATCGAGGTGGTCTGCAACGATCCGAAGACGCCGACCCTGAGCCTGACGCTGGAGGCCGAGGTCGTGCAGGAGATCATGCCGTCGGTGGAATCCGTTTATTTCCACCAGGCCCCCAAGTCGGCCTCCACCCGCAGCCAGATCCGCTATGTCAGCGGCAACGGGGAGCCCGTCCAGATCGTGGAGGTGAAGGCCCCGGGCGCGCCCTTCCTCACCTTCGCCTTCCGGCCCGAGGGCAAGGACATCGTGCTGGAGGTCACCTTCGATGGCCGCAAGGTCCCTGCGGGTCTCTACCGCGGCGTCGAACAGGCCACCGTCCGGTTCACCAATCCCCGGATGAACCAGCTGCCCCTGAACATCCAGTGGGACCTCAAGCCCTCGATCCAGGCCAGCCCCGTCGAGCTCGTCTTCCAGGACGCGGCGGGCAAGGAACTCCGCCAGAAGCTGACCCTCAAGCAGGCTGAAGGACGCCCCTTCCGCATCACGGGCACCCGCCCCTCCTTCCAGGGGATGCGCGTCGAGGGACTGGACCAGAAGGCCTCCACCCTGGACCTGACCGTGGTCTTCCCCGCCACTGCGAAGGCCGGCCGGTACAGCGAGGTCCTGGCCCTGAGCACCGATGATCCCGATCAGCCGGAGTTGACGATCCGCGTGGTGGCCCTGCTGAAATAG
- a CDS encoding DMT family transporter has product MPESRASHLIAVLSMAAIAAVWGGGFPATKYCLQAGLSVGAILALRFAIGTLGLGAMLVLLKVPLRRRDVLDGLCLGLVLVTLFWLQTDGLRFTTTSKSGFITGLYVIFTPMVALLIGDRLRPSHGLGALVALVGLAFLVREPGLAWGGWNRGDSETLLAAVLCGFHIVMTSHFSRRSSGWVLAFVQVAVTGAVSLVVTLTLPAPYGFQGAGAALAQVGTWVSLAFMGIFATSLAFYVQSAMQARLGATESGILLSTEPVWTAAIAVSGLVPGIREHLSPIQLMGGLLILAATLVTELGPRLLRRLAPIEAEDTIG; this is encoded by the coding sequence ATGCCGGAATCCCGCGCTTCCCATCTGATCGCCGTGCTCTCCATGGCCGCCATCGCGGCCGTGTGGGGCGGCGGCTTCCCCGCCACCAAGTACTGCCTCCAGGCGGGGTTGTCGGTGGGAGCCATCCTCGCCCTGCGCTTCGCCATCGGCACCCTCGGCCTCGGCGCGATGCTGGTGCTCCTGAAGGTGCCCCTCCGCCGGCGCGATGTCCTGGATGGCCTCTGCCTGGGCCTGGTGCTGGTCACCCTGTTCTGGCTCCAGACGGATGGCCTGCGCTTCACCACCACCTCAAAATCCGGGTTCATCACCGGGCTTTACGTGATCTTCACGCCCATGGTGGCGCTGCTGATCGGTGACCGCCTGCGGCCTTCCCATGGCCTCGGGGCCCTGGTGGCCCTCGTGGGCCTGGCCTTCCTGGTGCGGGAGCCGGGCCTGGCCTGGGGCGGCTGGAACCGCGGGGATTCCGAGACCCTGCTGGCGGCCGTGCTCTGCGGCTTCCACATCGTGATGACCTCGCATTTCTCCCGCCGGTCCTCCGGCTGGGTCCTGGCCTTCGTGCAGGTGGCCGTGACCGGCGCCGTGTCGCTGGTGGTCACGCTCACGCTTCCGGCCCCGTACGGATTCCAGGGTGCCGGGGCGGCCCTCGCGCAGGTGGGCACCTGGGTGTCCCTGGCCTTCATGGGGATCTTCGCCACGAGCCTCGCGTTCTACGTCCAGAGCGCCATGCAGGCCCGGCTGGGGGCCACCGAGAGCGGCATCCTCCTGTCCACCGAGCCCGTCTGGACCGCCGCCATCGCGGTCAGCGGCCTGGTGCCGGGCATCCGCGAGCACCTGAGTCCCATCCAGCTCATGGGCGGCCTGCTCATTCTCGCGGCCACCCTCGTGACGGAACTGGGACCGCGGCTGCTGCGCCGCCTGGCCCCCATCGAGGCCGAAGACACCATCGGCTAG
- the rfaD gene encoding ADP-glyceromanno-heptose 6-epimerase translates to MFIVTGGAGFVGSNLVRELNRRGHTDILVVDNLARAEKARNLADLTLADYMDKREFRSRLDAGTLDLQPEAVFHNGACSDTMESDGRYMMENNYGDSKALLHWCLARKTPLVYASSAATYGASTDFEPVPANEGPLNVYGYSKLAFDQHVRSLMPAIQSPVVGLRYFNVFGPREHHKGRMMSVLHQLLRQLKETGACRLFRGTDGFGDGEQQRDFVFVGDIVAINLHFGGAGMAKAIVNAGTGRARSFNDIAKTLIAHLGQGRIDYIPFPDELRGKYQSFTQADVRSLRAAGYTAPFTEMEAGIAATLAEI, encoded by the coding sequence ATGTTCATCGTCACGGGTGGTGCGGGATTCGTGGGCAGCAACCTGGTGCGGGAGCTGAACCGGCGCGGCCACACGGACATCCTCGTGGTGGACAACCTGGCCCGCGCCGAGAAGGCCCGGAACCTGGCGGACCTGACCCTGGCCGACTACATGGACAAGCGCGAGTTCAGGTCCCGTCTGGATGCCGGCACCCTGGACCTCCAGCCCGAGGCCGTGTTCCACAACGGAGCCTGCTCCGACACCATGGAGTCCGACGGGCGCTACATGATGGAGAACAACTACGGGGACTCGAAGGCCCTGCTCCACTGGTGCCTGGCCCGCAAGACGCCCCTGGTCTATGCCAGCAGCGCGGCCACCTACGGGGCCAGCACCGATTTCGAGCCGGTGCCCGCGAATGAAGGCCCCCTGAACGTCTACGGCTACTCGAAGCTGGCCTTCGATCAACATGTGCGCAGCCTCATGCCGGCCATCCAGAGCCCCGTGGTGGGCCTGCGCTACTTCAACGTGTTCGGCCCGCGGGAGCACCACAAGGGCCGCATGATGTCCGTGCTCCACCAGCTGCTGCGCCAGCTGAAGGAGACTGGCGCCTGCCGCCTGTTCCGGGGCACCGACGGATTCGGCGATGGCGAGCAGCAGCGCGACTTCGTCTTCGTGGGCGACATCGTGGCCATCAACCTCCACTTCGGCGGCGCGGGCATGGCGAAGGCCATCGTGAACGCCGGAACGGGCCGCGCCCGCAGCTTCAACGACATTGCCAAGACGCTCATCGCCCACCTCGGCCAGGGCCGCATCGACTACATCCCCTTCCCTGACGAGCTGCGCGGCAAGTACCAGAGCTTCACCCAGGCGGACGTGCGCAGCTTACGCGCGGCGGGCTACACGGCGCCGTTCACCGAGATGGAAGCCGGCATCGCGGCCACGCTGGCCGAGATCTAG
- a CDS encoding PP2C family protein-serine/threonine phosphatase: protein MAKGAVLVVDDEAPIRDILSFYLKRAGYQVLTAANGLEALDEMGRSRPDLIISDLRMPEMPGDELCKRVKSDPATRDIYFIILSALDGTASRIGGLALGADDMIPKPFHAQEVLAKVDSTFRLIEMQKEIKRQNKELTTFQQKVQEEMELAAALQMGLLPKLPGEAPGSRYTHRYLPAAGIGGDIYAILPLPDGCTAMMIADVSGHGVTAALISAMVKTSFENQVRLGGEPLAWAQGMNEDLCRSTLAEQFATAWLGRLDPVSNRLRYVVAGHCAPLRIVGGAKGGLQRSEVLRGKGFMLGLDEQLPFMEHDAEFLPEDRLVLYTDGLVEVEREDRTMLEEAGLRRICAELPVGAEAAADAVIAQARTFNHPAPFLDDVTLVILDRKA, encoded by the coding sequence ATGGCCAAGGGCGCCGTTCTGGTTGTGGATGATGAAGCACCCATCCGGGACATCCTCAGCTTCTACCTCAAGCGGGCGGGCTACCAGGTCCTGACCGCCGCCAACGGTCTGGAAGCCCTCGACGAGATGGGCCGCTCCCGGCCCGACCTCATCATCTCGGACCTCCGCATGCCGGAGATGCCCGGCGACGAGCTGTGCAAGCGCGTCAAGAGCGACCCGGCCACCCGCGACATCTACTTCATCATCCTGTCCGCCCTGGACGGCACCGCCTCGCGCATCGGCGGCCTGGCCCTGGGCGCCGACGACATGATCCCCAAGCCCTTCCACGCCCAGGAGGTGCTGGCCAAGGTTGACTCCACCTTCCGTCTCATCGAGATGCAGAAGGAGATCAAGCGGCAGAACAAGGAGCTCACCACCTTCCAGCAGAAGGTGCAGGAGGAGATGGAGCTGGCGGCCGCCCTCCAGATGGGGCTGCTGCCCAAGCTGCCAGGCGAGGCGCCGGGCTCCCGGTATACGCACCGGTATCTTCCGGCAGCCGGCATCGGCGGGGACATCTACGCGATCCTGCCCCTGCCCGATGGCTGCACGGCCATGATGATCGCCGACGTGAGCGGCCATGGCGTCACCGCGGCGCTCATCTCCGCCATGGTGAAGACCTCCTTCGAGAACCAGGTGCGGCTGGGGGGCGAGCCCCTGGCCTGGGCCCAGGGCATGAACGAGGATCTCTGCCGCTCCACCCTGGCCGAGCAGTTCGCCACGGCCTGGCTGGGCCGCCTCGATCCCGTCTCCAACCGCCTGCGCTACGTGGTGGCCGGGCACTGCGCCCCCCTGCGGATCGTGGGCGGGGCGAAGGGCGGACTGCAGCGCTCCGAGGTGCTGCGGGGCAAGGGCTTCATGCTGGGGCTGGATGAGCAGCTGCCCTTCATGGAGCACGATGCCGAGTTCCTGCCGGAGGACCGCCTGGTGCTGTACACCGACGGCCTGGTGGAGGTGGAACGCGAGGACCGCACCATGCTCGAGGAGGCCGGCTTGCGCCGCATCTGTGCGGAGCTGCCGGTGGGCGCGGAGGCGGCGGCCGACGCCGTCATCGCCCAGGCCCGCACCTTCAACCATCCCGCGCCCTTCCTGGACGACGTGACCCTGGTGATCCTGGACCGGAAGGCCTGA
- a CDS encoding anti-sigma factor antagonist (This anti-anti-sigma factor, or anti-sigma factor antagonist, belongs to a family that includes characterized members SpoIIAA, RsbV, RsfA, and RsfB.), whose amino-acid sequence MLNIQTRQEGTASVVSIQGKVNFEVTAQLRDVIRETVATAQPKLLAINLEGVSFIDSSGLGLLVAARNSVDKSGGKLHLCCLPAPVKKTFDQTNLTNYFSIFATEQDALRGA is encoded by the coding sequence ATGCTGAACATCCAGACCCGCCAAGAAGGCACCGCTTCCGTGGTGTCCATCCAGGGCAAGGTCAATTTCGAGGTGACCGCCCAGCTGCGGGACGTGATCCGCGAGACGGTGGCAACGGCGCAGCCGAAGCTCCTCGCGATCAACCTCGAAGGCGTCAGCTTCATCGATTCCTCCGGCCTGGGGCTCCTGGTCGCCGCTCGCAACAGCGTGGACAAGTCCGGCGGCAAGCTGCACCTGTGCTGTCTCCCCGCGCCGGTGAAGAAGACCTTCGACCAGACCAACCTCACCAACTACTTCTCCATCTTCGCCACGGAGCAGGACGCTCTGCGCGGCGCCTGA
- a CDS encoding TIGR04552 family protein: protein MTPHALFPMPPEVTQVILGGGSPIDLDSLRIHSPGEARNFALNYGYDMDVPVQRAAVMRVYEDAVDFLEAVVLEGTSLHVPLEVRDLQDPLDLLVWASDRPRNIRGRWSCAILRVMHTLFHVDHNVNLRFLPEIQRQVFSRYDQYLVCEEGRWFLRGAYEVPLVAMERKENKDRVSMLLKMLHKPENVAETIYDQIGIRLVAEDQLGVLMVIRFLLDHHVLMPTHIKPSRSRNLMIDMEALAAWSEATPPFFRIQDLGPEERQALSRTLAIKGPGKDQNPFSSKDYSAIQFTARTLVRLPSPATRALETLQERLQTMGDTELSDLVRIPELIQDQEEFTFFFAHEVQVMEQSGFQSSRSGPASHSEYKQRQRDAARRRVLQGILQEEPC from the coding sequence ATGACTCCCCACGCCCTGTTCCCCATGCCCCCCGAAGTCACCCAGGTGATCCTGGGGGGCGGCTCGCCCATCGACCTGGATTCGCTGCGGATCCACTCCCCCGGGGAGGCCAGGAACTTCGCGCTGAACTACGGCTACGACATGGATGTCCCGGTCCAGCGGGCCGCCGTGATGCGGGTCTACGAGGACGCCGTGGACTTCCTGGAGGCCGTGGTGCTGGAGGGGACCAGCCTCCACGTCCCCCTGGAAGTGCGGGACCTGCAGGACCCGCTGGATCTGCTGGTCTGGGCCTCCGACCGGCCCCGCAACATCCGGGGACGCTGGTCCTGCGCCATCCTCCGGGTGATGCACACGCTCTTCCACGTGGACCACAATGTGAACCTGCGCTTCCTGCCCGAGATCCAGCGCCAGGTCTTCAGCCGCTACGACCAGTACCTGGTGTGCGAGGAGGGCCGCTGGTTCCTGCGGGGGGCCTACGAGGTGCCCCTGGTGGCCATGGAGCGCAAGGAGAACAAGGACCGGGTCTCCATGCTCCTGAAGATGCTCCACAAGCCCGAGAACGTGGCTGAGACCATCTATGACCAGATCGGCATCCGCCTGGTGGCCGAGGACCAGCTGGGCGTGCTGATGGTCATCCGCTTCCTCTTGGACCACCACGTGCTCATGCCGACGCACATCAAGCCCAGCCGGAGCCGGAACCTGATGATCGACATGGAGGCACTGGCTGCCTGGAGCGAGGCGACCCCACCCTTCTTCCGGATCCAGGACCTGGGGCCCGAGGAGCGACAGGCGCTGAGCCGGACCCTGGCCATAAAGGGCCCCGGAAAGGATCAAAACCCCTTTTCCAGCAAGGATTACTCGGCCATCCAATTCACTGCCCGCACCCTGGTTCGGCTCCCCAGCCCCGCCACCCGGGCCCTGGAGACCCTCCAGGAGCGCCTCCAGACCATGGGAGATACCGAGCTATCCGACCTCGTCCGCATTCCGGAGTTGATCCAGGATCAGGAGGAGTTTACTTTCTTCTTCGCACATGAAGTCCAAGTGATGGAACAATCGGGGTTTCAAAGCTCACGATCCGGTCCCGCATCCCATTCGGAATACAAACAGCGCCAGCGGGACGCCGCCCGGCGGAGAGTACTTCAGGGAATCCTTCAGGAGGAACCATGCTGA
- a CDS encoding ATP synthase F0 subunit C: protein MKKFLTTAFLFTLAAVAFAQGAPVAAQKSLFEGQFVAHLSLAIAAAGCGLGQGKAVVAACEGVARNPQAAGAIRTTMIIGLALIEALVIYVLVAAFAIK from the coding sequence ATGAAGAAGTTCCTCACCACCGCCTTCCTCTTCACCCTGGCCGCCGTCGCCTTCGCGCAGGGCGCCCCCGTCGCCGCTCAGAAGAGCCTCTTCGAAGGCCAGTTCGTGGCCCACCTCTCCCTCGCCATCGCCGCCGCCGGCTGCGGTCTGGGCCAGGGCAAGGCCGTGGTCGCCGCCTGCGAAGGCGTCGCCCGCAACCCCCAGGCCGCTGGTGCCATCCGTACCACCATGATCATCGGCCTGGCCCTCATCGAGGCCCTCGTGATCTACGTGCTCGTGGCCGCCTTCGCCATCAAGTAG
- the atpB gene encoding F0F1 ATP synthase subunit A, with the protein MEHHASLLAQWLTHVLGLAQHPWPGFAHGASLSVLERYDHLLNAALAALLTMVITTLVRKGLARIPGPLQQIFEGVVGGLKEMINDNIAHHGEKYLPFIGTMALFVFFNNLFGLLPGLSPGTSNWNVTLGAALVVFGYYNWHGMKEQGVGKYWLHFAGPIWWLAPLMFPLEILGLLSRILSHSLRLFGNIAGEHVVAGIFFGLMPILLPVPMMFLGLFFGLIQTFVFTMLATIYLSGAVSHEH; encoded by the coding sequence ATGGAACACCACGCATCGTTGCTCGCCCAGTGGCTCACCCACGTGTTGGGCCTCGCCCAGCACCCCTGGCCCGGCTTCGCCCACGGCGCTTCCCTGTCCGTGCTGGAACGGTACGATCACCTGCTGAACGCGGCCCTGGCCGCGCTGCTGACCATGGTCATCACCACCCTGGTCCGGAAGGGCCTGGCCCGCATCCCCGGCCCCCTGCAGCAGATCTTCGAGGGCGTCGTCGGCGGCCTGAAGGAGATGATCAACGACAACATCGCCCACCACGGCGAGAAGTACCTGCCCTTTATCGGGACCATGGCCCTGTTCGTCTTCTTCAACAACCTCTTCGGCCTGCTCCCCGGCCTCAGCCCCGGAACGAGCAACTGGAACGTCACCCTGGGCGCGGCGCTGGTGGTGTTCGGCTACTACAACTGGCACGGCATGAAGGAGCAGGGCGTCGGCAAGTACTGGTTGCACTTCGCCGGACCCATCTGGTGGCTGGCCCCCCTCATGTTCCCCCTGGAGATCCTGGGCCTGCTCAGCCGCATTCTCAGCCACTCCCTGCGTCTCTTCGGCAACATCGCCGGCGAGCACGTGGTGGCGGGCATCTTCTTCGGCCTGATGCCCATCCTGCTGCCGGTGCCCATGATGTTCCTGGGCCTCTTCTTCGGCCTGATCCAGACCTTCGTGTTCACGATGCTGGCCACGATCTACCTGAGTGGCGCCGTCTCCCACGAGCATTGA
- a CDS encoding AtpZ/AtpI family protein produces the protein MIFKKKVDADPGERALWGDLMSLGFVFPIAITLGFFLGRWIGGWFGRPVPGQWVGLVWGIATAFYELYKVSQRMSRRDEAELKRLQDDKDLHV, from the coding sequence GTGATCTTCAAGAAGAAGGTGGATGCGGATCCGGGGGAGCGGGCCCTCTGGGGCGACCTCATGTCCCTGGGCTTCGTGTTCCCCATCGCCATCACCCTGGGCTTCTTCCTGGGGCGCTGGATCGGAGGCTGGTTCGGGCGGCCGGTGCCGGGTCAGTGGGTGGGCCTGGTCTGGGGTATCGCCACCGCCTTCTACGAGCTCTACAAGGTCAGCCAGCGCATGTCCCGGCGGGACGAGGCCGAGCTGAAGCGCCTCCAGGATGACAAGGACCTCCATGTCTGA
- a CDS encoding NADH-quinone oxidoreductase subunit N produces the protein MTGFAQGLLDALLRDTHLITPQLFLMTVATLMLWPGDLFFNRNEKHKWAPITLVVLAITAFLVTRVPDGEGFSRMFRMDGLTRGFQMLCILASAGAVTLSVKLLDSLKQQTVEYYALILFSLAGMLFLCGASDLISVYFSIELMAICIYILVAYLRDRATSVEAGMKYFLLGAFSSGILVYGISLLYGAAGGVTTNLVDLNQALALTPTTSSLLVYAGVLMVLVGMAFKVAAVPFHMWAPDAYEGAPTPITAFMATAPKAAALAAFLRVFGTGFHGVSSDWVLPLCYIAGASMVLGNVAAVKQESMKRLLAYSSIAHVGYMLLGVLSGDPKAGAQAVWLYMLIYIVMNTGAFAVVIYLQGKGEGERIEDFKGLGQKHPVLAFAMMIFLLSLAGIPPLVGFFGKFYLFKLAIEQGFVTLTVLALLTSAVSAYYYLGVVKEMYFKEPEGEAIPMGAAQVFIVTLACILVLVGTAFGPWLLDWAGRVFWV, from the coding sequence ATGACCGGCTTCGCTCAGGGGCTTCTGGATGCGCTCCTCCGGGACACGCATCTCATCACGCCCCAACTCTTCCTGATGACCGTGGCCACGCTCATGCTGTGGCCCGGCGACCTCTTCTTCAACCGGAACGAGAAGCACAAGTGGGCGCCCATCACCCTGGTGGTCCTGGCCATCACGGCCTTCCTGGTGACCAGGGTGCCGGACGGCGAGGGCTTTTCCCGGATGTTCCGCATGGATGGCCTCACCCGGGGCTTCCAGATGCTCTGCATCCTGGCCTCGGCCGGCGCCGTGACGCTGAGCGTGAAGCTCCTCGACAGCCTCAAGCAGCAGACCGTCGAGTACTACGCCCTGATCCTGTTCTCCCTGGCGGGCATGCTCTTCCTGTGCGGCGCCTCGGATCTGATCTCGGTCTACTTCAGCATCGAGCTCATGGCCATCTGCATCTACATTCTGGTGGCCTACCTGCGGGACCGTGCCACCAGCGTGGAAGCGGGCATGAAGTACTTCCTGCTGGGGGCCTTCTCCAGCGGCATCCTCGTCTACGGCATCAGCCTGCTCTATGGTGCCGCCGGCGGAGTGACCACCAACCTGGTGGACCTGAACCAGGCCCTGGCCCTCACCCCCACCACCAGCAGCCTGCTGGTGTATGCGGGCGTCCTGATGGTGCTGGTGGGCATGGCCTTCAAGGTGGCCGCGGTGCCCTTCCACATGTGGGCCCCCGATGCCTATGAGGGCGCCCCCACGCCCATCACCGCCTTCATGGCCACCGCCCCCAAGGCCGCGGCCCTGGCTGCTTTCCTGCGGGTGTTCGGCACGGGGTTCCATGGCGTGTCGAGCGACTGGGTCCTGCCGCTCTGCTACATCGCCGGGGCCAGCATGGTCCTGGGGAACGTGGCCGCCGTGAAGCAGGAGAGCATGAAGCGCCTGCTGGCCTACTCGAGCATCGCCCACGTGGGCTACATGCTGCTGGGCGTGCTGTCAGGCGACCCCAAGGCCGGCGCCCAGGCCGTGTGGCTCTACATGCTCATCTACATCGTGATGAACACCGGTGCCTTCGCGGTGGTGATCTACCTCCAGGGCAAGGGCGAGGGCGAGCGCATCGAAGACTTCAAGGGCCTGGGCCAGAAGCATCCGGTACTGGCCTTCGCCATGATGATCTTCCTGCTCAGTCTGGCGGGCATTCCACCCCTGGTGGGCTTCTTCGGGAAGTTCTACCTGTTCAAGCTGGCCATCGAGCAGGGCTTCGTCACCCTCACGGTCCTCGCGCTGCTGACCAGCGCCGTGAGCGCCTACTACTACCTGGGCGTGGTGAAGGAGATGTACTTCAAGGAACCCGAGGGTGAAGCCATTCCCATGGGGGCCGCCCAGGTCTTCATCGTCACCCTGGCCTGCATCCTGGTGCTGGTCGGCACGGCCTTCGGGCCCTGGCTGCTGGACTGGGCCGGCAGAGTTTTCTGGGTTTGA
- a CDS encoding complex I subunit 4 family protein, protein MFTANTTLMLVATFLPVLGALVLLFVPKGQRRVFEIGSLVIMIASLLLSLPFWFGYDRASAAVQWAGAWTWIPALGVKFSVGMDGISLLLWLLTTFIGPIAIACSFKSIEERHKEYYIWMLVLQTAMLGVFITQDMFLFYLFWEVMLVPMYFLIGIWGGPQKLYAAIKLFLYTLAGSVLMLVAILAIYFLQHKTTGGYDFSLASFQAMAPIIAQQSKTYQHLMALAFFIGFAIKVPMFPFHTWLPDAHVQAPTAGSVILAAILLKMGTYGFVRFLLPILPTATKELMPWFLALALIGIIYGALVAMIQKDMKKLVAYSSVSHLGLCMLGLFALNPYGIKGGLFQMINHGISTSGLFLAVGIVYERRHTRMIADFGGLSKTMPVYATIFMIMTMSSIGLPLLNGFIGEGVILMGSFQAFPWAAVVATLGIILGAAYMLWMFQRVMFGPITAVNEKMEDLNLREILYFAPLVAAAFWIGLYPKPIMDVMDAPVRKLVEQVTPGFHAAEALAAKQAMAAKVGMRGMTAPAHHEAEPGHEAAPAGHEAHEAPAHDVPAHGGGH, encoded by the coding sequence ATGTTCACCGCTAATACGACACTGATGCTGGTGGCGACCTTCCTGCCCGTCCTGGGCGCGCTGGTCCTCCTCTTCGTGCCCAAGGGCCAGCGCCGCGTCTTCGAGATCGGCTCGCTCGTCATCATGATCGCCAGCCTGCTGCTGAGCCTGCCCTTCTGGTTCGGCTACGACCGCGCCAGCGCAGCCGTCCAGTGGGCCGGGGCCTGGACCTGGATCCCCGCCCTGGGCGTGAAGTTCAGCGTGGGCATGGACGGCATCAGCCTCCTGCTCTGGCTGCTGACCACCTTCATCGGCCCCATCGCCATCGCCTGCTCCTTCAAGTCCATCGAGGAGCGACACAAGGAGTACTACATCTGGATGCTGGTGCTCCAGACGGCCATGCTCGGCGTGTTCATCACCCAGGACATGTTCCTCTTCTACCTGTTCTGGGAAGTGATGCTGGTGCCCATGTATTTCCTCATCGGCATCTGGGGCGGCCCCCAGAAGCTCTACGCCGCCATCAAGCTCTTCCTGTACACCCTGGCCGGCTCGGTGCTGATGCTGGTGGCGATCCTGGCCATCTACTTCCTGCAGCACAAGACCACCGGTGGTTATGACTTCTCCCTGGCCAGCTTCCAGGCCATGGCGCCGATCATCGCCCAGCAGAGCAAGACCTACCAGCACCTCATGGCCCTGGCCTTCTTCATCGGCTTCGCCATCAAGGTGCCGATGTTCCCCTTCCACACCTGGCTGCCGGACGCCCACGTGCAGGCGCCCACCGCCGGTTCCGTGATCCTGGCCGCCATCCTCCTGAAGATGGGCACCTACGGTTTCGTCCGCTTCCTCCTGCCCATCCTGCCCACGGCCACCAAGGAACTGATGCCCTGGTTCCTGGCCCTGGCCCTCATCGGCATCATCTACGGCGCGCTGGTGGCCATGATCCAGAAGGACATGAAGAAGCTGGTGGCCTACTCCTCCGTGAGCCACCTGGGCCTCTGCATGCTGGGCCTCTTCGCCCTGAACCCCTACGGCATCAAGGGCGGCCTCTTCCAGATGATCAACCACGGCATCAGCACCAGCGGGCTCTTCCTCGCGGTGGGCATCGTCTACGAGCGCCGCCACACCCGCATGATCGCGGACTTCGGCGGCCTCTCGAAGACCATGCCGGTCTACGCCACCATCTTCATGATCATGACCATGAGCAGCATCGGCCTGCCGCTACTGAACGGCTTCATCGGTGAAGGCGTCATCCTCATGGGCTCCTTCCAGGCCTTCCCCTGGGCCGCGGTCGTTGCCACCCTGGGCATCATCCTCGGCGCCGCCTACATGCTCTGGATGTTCCAGCGCGTCATGTTCGGACCCATCACCGCGGTCAACGAGAAGATGGAGGACCTGAACCTGCGCGAGATCCTCTACTTCGCGCCCCTGGTGGCCGCGGCCTTCTGGATCGGCCTCTACCCCAAGCCCATCATGGACGTGATGGACGCCCCGGTCCGCAAGCTGGTCGAGCAGGTCACGCCCGGCTTCCATGCCGCCGAAGCCCTCGCCGCCAAGCAGGCCATGGCCGCCAAGGTCGGGATGAGGGGCATGACCGCTCCGGCCCACCATGAAGCCGAGCCCGGCCACGAGGCCGCTCCGGCTGGACACGAAGCCCACGAGGCTCCCGCCCATGACGTTCCTGCCCACGGCGGAGGCCACTGA